A single genomic interval of Spirosoma taeanense harbors:
- a CDS encoding MBL fold metallo-hydrolase — MLTKILVVVGLLILLVLVVGLVVGYTISAPHYEGPISDHFDGREFLNLGGAKAKGFREVIGWIMNRGQTPWGAFHTNKPGPPPPARVNGREVRVTFVNHSTVLLQFDGLNVLTDPVYYERVSPVQFAGPRRNSPPGIRFDDLPKIDVLLLSHNHWDHLDIETVKRLCARDQPKVFCPLGVKAFLKQHNCQNLVEMDWRQSVAFNAQTTIHCVPAQHFSGRGMFDRNATLWAGYVIDSQVAGKLYFAGDSGYGAFFRDIGQQFGPLRLALIPIGAYKPPWFMSPIHCSPAEAVQIHKDVRSEQSVAIHFGTFPLADDGEMEPVNDLQQALAEKDIPADRFRALTQGGSLVIE; from the coding sequence ATGCTCACCAAAATTCTAGTTGTTGTCGGACTACTGATTCTTTTGGTCTTGGTAGTTGGGTTAGTAGTGGGCTATACCATTTCGGCTCCGCACTATGAAGGGCCGATTTCAGATCACTTTGACGGCCGGGAGTTTTTGAATCTGGGCGGGGCAAAGGCCAAAGGTTTCCGGGAAGTGATTGGGTGGATAATGAATCGGGGCCAGACGCCCTGGGGAGCGTTTCATACTAATAAACCTGGTCCGCCACCACCAGCCCGCGTAAATGGGCGGGAAGTGCGCGTTACGTTTGTCAACCACTCTACGGTGCTGCTGCAATTCGACGGCCTGAACGTACTGACCGATCCGGTTTACTACGAACGCGTCAGTCCCGTGCAGTTTGCCGGACCCAGGCGAAACAGCCCACCCGGTATCCGCTTCGACGATCTGCCTAAAATTGACGTACTCCTGCTGAGTCATAACCACTGGGATCATCTGGACATTGAGACGGTTAAGCGGCTCTGCGCCCGCGATCAGCCGAAGGTTTTCTGCCCGCTGGGCGTAAAGGCCTTTCTGAAGCAGCACAATTGTCAGAACCTCGTCGAAATGGACTGGCGGCAGTCGGTGGCTTTCAATGCGCAGACAACGATTCACTGTGTTCCGGCGCAGCATTTTTCGGGGCGGGGTATGTTTGACCGAAATGCGACATTATGGGCTGGTTACGTAATTGACAGCCAGGTTGCCGGTAAGCTATATTTTGCCGGTGATTCGGGTTACGGCGCATTTTTCAGGGATATAGGACAGCAGTTTGGCCCGCTTCGATTAGCTCTTATCCCGATTGGGGCCTATAAACCGCCCTGGTTTATGTCGCCGATTCACTGCTCGCCAGCCGAAGCCGTGCAGATTCATAAGGATGTCCGGTCGGAACAAAGCGTTGCTATTCACTTCGGAACGTTTCCGCTGGCTGACGACGGCGAGATGGAACCCGTAAACGATCTGCAGCAAGCATTGGCCGAAAAAGACATACCAGCCGACCGCTTTCGGGCGTTGACACAAGGAGGAAGTCTGGTTATTGAGTGA
- a CDS encoding chorismate mutase, with the protein MKVELAVEPLGSWIETNGKPLIIAGPCSAETEDQLVETARQLKALGAVHVIRAGVWKPRTRPGSFEGMGEAALPWLQRAKAETGLPFAVEVATPEHIELALKYGVDILWVGARTTVNPFNVQEIADALRGVDVPVLVKNPVNPDLALWVGAFERIAGAGIKKLGAIHRGFATGEASKYRNVPMWQMAIELKSIFPQLPIIGDPSHMAGKRAYLNELAQMAMNLNYDGLIVESHIDPDKAWSDAAQQLTPAAFGDMLDHLQIRQVESQNLEFQSVMDQTRRNIDNVDRQIVEMLAARMALVERLAEYKRDNNVTLFQPDRWKEILKTRTEMGQRLGLYPELVEEIYKIVHMESIRKQTEIMNSQTV; encoded by the coding sequence ATGAAGGTAGAATTAGCCGTAGAGCCGCTTGGATCGTGGATTGAGACCAACGGCAAGCCCCTGATCATCGCTGGTCCGTGCAGCGCCGAGACCGAAGATCAGTTAGTCGAAACCGCCCGCCAGCTGAAAGCTCTGGGGGCCGTTCATGTTATCCGGGCTGGGGTTTGGAAGCCCCGTACCCGGCCGGGTAGTTTTGAGGGTATGGGCGAAGCCGCCCTGCCGTGGCTACAGCGCGCCAAAGCCGAAACGGGTTTGCCATTTGCGGTTGAAGTTGCCACCCCGGAACACATTGAACTGGCTCTTAAATATGGTGTTGACATCCTGTGGGTAGGTGCCCGCACGACGGTTAACCCGTTTAATGTGCAGGAAATTGCCGACGCCCTACGGGGTGTTGACGTACCCGTACTCGTCAAGAATCCGGTTAACCCGGATCTGGCGCTGTGGGTAGGTGCGTTCGAGCGGATCGCCGGAGCCGGTATCAAGAAGCTGGGTGCTATTCACCGGGGCTTTGCCACAGGCGAAGCCAGTAAGTATCGGAACGTTCCGATGTGGCAGATGGCGATCGAACTCAAGTCGATCTTCCCGCAATTACCCATCATTGGCGACCCCAGCCACATGGCAGGCAAGCGTGCGTACCTGAATGAACTGGCGCAGATGGCGATGAACCTGAACTACGACGGTTTGATCGTTGAGTCGCACATTGATCCGGATAAGGCCTGGAGCGATGCCGCGCAGCAGCTGACGCCCGCAGCCTTTGGCGACATGCTCGATCACCTGCAGATCCGGCAGGTTGAATCGCAGAATCTGGAGTTTCAGAGCGTGATGGACCAGACTCGGCGCAACATTGATAACGTTGACCGGCAGATTGTTGAAATGCTCGCGGCCCGCATGGCGCTCGTGGAGCGGCTGGCGGAGTACAAGCGGGACAACAACGTAACGCTATTCCAGCCTGATCGCTGGAAAGAGATCCTGAAGACACGCACCGAAATGGGTCAGCGTCTGGGTCTGTACCCCGAACTGGTGGAAGAGATCTACAAGATCGTTCACATGGAATCCATTCGGAAACAAACTGAGATAATGAATAGTCAGACGGTTTAA
- a CDS encoding OmpH family outer membrane protein codes for MNKTIVMAFATALLMGGLSAQAQAPTAAPATTTASLPVKLGYTNIDYILAQTPEAKDIQNQLTIQRTQSENELKRMQKELEDKYAAYEKGAAQMSDVIRKDRETELQGLQGRIQEFGRTAEQSLQTKYQQLVNPVVQKIQKNIDAVAKENAYTYIFNLDAGANTIPILLYAPEENNITELVLKKLGIDPAKSATNAPAANKPANAGSGSAAAPKKN; via the coding sequence ATGAACAAAACAATCGTCATGGCGTTCGCAACAGCCCTTCTGATGGGTGGTCTGAGCGCTCAGGCACAAGCTCCAACCGCAGCACCGGCTACGACAACTGCATCGCTCCCGGTTAAGTTGGGCTATACGAATATTGACTATATTCTGGCACAAACGCCCGAAGCTAAAGATATTCAGAACCAACTGACCATTCAGCGGACCCAGTCGGAGAACGAGTTGAAGCGGATGCAGAAAGAGCTGGAAGACAAGTATGCAGCGTATGAAAAAGGCGCAGCGCAGATGTCGGACGTGATTCGGAAAGACCGTGAAACGGAACTGCAGGGTCTGCAGGGTCGGATTCAGGAGTTCGGCCGGACAGCAGAACAGTCGCTCCAGACGAAGTACCAGCAGCTGGTTAATCCAGTCGTGCAGAAAATTCAAAAGAACATTGACGCTGTAGCGAAAGAAAACGCGTACACGTACATTTTCAACCTGGATGCCGGCGCGAACACGATTCCCATTCTGTTGTATGCTCCCGAAGAGAATAACATTACCGAACTGGTGCTGAAGAAACTGGGTATTGACCCGGCAAAGTCGGCTACCAATGCTCCGGCCGCGAATAAGCCTGCCAACGCAGGTTCCGGATCGGCAGCCGCCCCAAAAAAAAACTAA
- a CDS encoding OmpH family outer membrane protein, with product MKKALFFVLLCAVWLTIPAQAQKFGYVDTEFIFSKMPEYQKALGEIDKFADKWSKDIQDKYVEIEKLQKAYQAEEILLTEDMKRDRQRVLSEKEREAREYNNKVFGYEGLLFQKKKELMKAPMELVNRAIEKVSSQKKLDFMFDKASDFVMLYTNPRHDYTDYVMEELGLDTATASKANKPTAVNGVTQNSVMGNADNSTTTKPK from the coding sequence ATGAAAAAGGCTCTTTTTTTCGTACTTTTGTGCGCCGTTTGGCTGACAATTCCGGCGCAGGCGCAGAAGTTCGGATACGTGGACACCGAGTTCATATTCAGCAAGATGCCGGAGTACCAGAAAGCCTTAGGCGAGATTGACAAGTTTGCAGATAAATGGTCAAAAGATATCCAGGACAAATACGTCGAGATCGAGAAACTACAGAAGGCATACCAGGCGGAAGAGATTCTGCTGACTGAAGACATGAAGCGCGACCGGCAACGGGTGCTTAGTGAGAAGGAACGCGAAGCCCGGGAGTATAACAACAAGGTGTTTGGCTATGAGGGCCTGCTTTTTCAGAAAAAGAAAGAACTCATGAAAGCACCGATGGAGTTGGTGAACCGGGCCATCGAAAAAGTGTCAAGTCAGAAAAAACTGGACTTTATGTTCGATAAGGCTTCTGATTTTGTTATGCTTTACACCAACCCTCGTCACGATTATACGGACTACGTGATGGAGGAATTAGGACTGGATACGGCCACGGCCTCGAAAGCCAATAAGCCCACGGCCGTTAATGGTGTTACCCAGAATTCAGTAATGGGTAACGCCGACAATAGCACAACCACAAAACCGAAGTAA
- the bamA gene encoding outer membrane protein assembly factor BamA, producing the protein MEHRIKVIIGAALLLISLYPATVRAQVRVGVGRGTETPASTDELLNYANPKEYEISALTVTGTRYLDPNSLVSLAGLKVGDKIRIPGEAVGSSVRKLMESGLLDNVELFATNAADNKVSLMFRVQERPRLYRVTFVGVKKGEQDQLKDKVKLNLGKIVTNTITKNTQMAVRKFFVDKGFLNTKVKITTIPDSTRNNATMRVLVDKGQKVKIAKITFDGRTEVDESAVRLKMKSTKEKRFGRIFSPSKFVPKKYEEDKQKLIAYYNKMGYRDAAIESDTVIHNSDNTINLNITLNEGRKYYYRNVEFAGNYLYTADRLREVLGVAKGDVYNPEDLEKKLNGNPGQDLSSLYMDDGYLYYSAQPVEKAIDGDSIDLEIRIFEGKQATINRVVLNGNTKTSDHVVMRSIRTLPGQKFSKTNLIRTQRELATLGYFDPEKIGINPVPQNDGTVDIEYTVEEKPSDQIELSGGWGGYVGFVGTLGLTFNNFSARNIPNFSAWRPLPAGDGQRVQLRFQANGSQYQVYSLSFTEPWLGGRKPNALSVSASHTVYQTFYDPANPYSIYQSLKGRKPTGSYLNTAFTVGLGRQLKVPDDFFTLSHSISFQRYDLNNLDLFYIGYKDGISNNLTFNTTIARNSIDNPQFPRSGSSFSLSGSFTPPYSAFRTTTESVKPEEKYKLVEYHKWMFDASWFQTIFGKLVLSTRAHMGFLGSYNRRTDIGPFERFVLGGSGLAGQGQFALAQDIIGLRGYDDRSVYTADYDRVATSNARSQGGVVYNKFVAELRYPISLNPSATIFGLAFLEAGNNWGSYKQYNPFDLKRSIGIGARIFMPAFGLIGIDYGYGFDKIPGIKDKASGQFHFTIGQQFR; encoded by the coding sequence TTGGAACACCGTATAAAAGTCATTATTGGAGCCGCTTTGCTGCTCATCAGTCTCTACCCGGCCACGGTTCGGGCGCAGGTGCGAGTGGGCGTCGGCCGGGGCACTGAGACTCCAGCCAGCACCGACGAACTGCTCAATTACGCTAACCCGAAAGAGTACGAAATCAGCGCTCTGACCGTAACCGGTACCCGCTATCTGGACCCGAACTCGCTGGTGTCGCTGGCGGGTCTGAAAGTAGGCGACAAAATCCGTATTCCGGGCGAAGCTGTCGGCTCATCAGTCCGCAAACTAATGGAATCCGGCCTGCTGGACAACGTTGAACTGTTTGCGACCAACGCAGCCGATAATAAAGTGTCGCTGATGTTTCGGGTGCAGGAGCGCCCCCGGCTCTACCGGGTTACATTCGTAGGCGTTAAGAAAGGTGAACAGGATCAGCTTAAGGATAAAGTGAAGCTGAATCTGGGTAAGATCGTAACCAATACGATCACGAAAAATACGCAGATGGCCGTGCGGAAGTTTTTTGTGGATAAAGGCTTCCTCAACACCAAGGTTAAAATCACAACCATACCCGACAGCACCCGCAACAATGCCACGATGCGCGTTCTGGTCGACAAAGGTCAGAAGGTAAAGATTGCAAAGATTACATTCGACGGCCGCACAGAAGTAGATGAGTCGGCCGTTCGGCTGAAGATGAAGAGCACGAAGGAAAAGCGCTTCGGCCGTATATTCTCGCCTTCGAAGTTTGTTCCCAAAAAATACGAGGAAGACAAGCAGAAGCTTATTGCCTATTATAATAAAATGGGCTATCGGGATGCCGCCATTGAGAGCGATACGGTTATCCATAACAGCGATAATACAATCAATCTTAATATTACGCTGAACGAGGGACGCAAGTACTACTATCGTAACGTAGAGTTCGCCGGCAACTACCTGTACACCGCCGACCGGCTGCGCGAGGTACTTGGCGTAGCTAAGGGTGATGTTTATAACCCGGAAGATCTAGAGAAGAAACTAAACGGCAATCCCGGCCAGGACCTAAGTTCGCTCTACATGGACGACGGCTACCTGTACTACAGCGCGCAGCCCGTTGAGAAAGCCATTGATGGTGATTCCATTGATCTGGAAATTCGCATTTTTGAGGGTAAACAGGCAACCATTAACCGGGTTGTCCTGAACGGAAACACCAAGACGAGCGACCACGTGGTGATGCGCTCTATCCGGACCCTGCCGGGCCAGAAGTTCTCTAAAACGAACCTGATCCGGACCCAGCGCGAGCTGGCGACGCTGGGGTATTTTGACCCGGAGAAAATCGGGATTAACCCCGTTCCGCAGAACGACGGTACGGTTGATATTGAATATACGGTTGAGGAAAAACCATCCGACCAGATTGAATTATCGGGCGGTTGGGGCGGTTACGTCGGCTTTGTCGGTACACTTGGTCTCACGTTCAATAACTTCTCGGCCCGCAATATTCCGAACTTTAGCGCGTGGCGGCCGCTGCCGGCTGGCGATGGTCAGCGCGTGCAGTTACGTTTCCAGGCCAACGGCAGTCAGTATCAGGTGTATTCGCTCTCGTTCACTGAACCGTGGCTGGGTGGCCGCAAGCCTAACGCTCTGTCGGTTAGCGCCAGCCATACGGTATATCAGACGTTCTACGATCCCGCTAACCCGTATAGTATCTACCAGAGTCTGAAAGGTCGTAAGCCGACGGGCTCCTATCTGAACACGGCGTTTACGGTGGGGCTGGGCCGCCAGCTGAAAGTGCCCGATGATTTCTTCACCCTGAGCCATTCTATTTCGTTCCAGCGTTATGATCTGAACAACCTCGATTTGTTTTATATCGGCTATAAGGACGGTATTTCGAACAACCTTACGTTCAATACGACGATTGCCCGGAACAGCATTGACAATCCGCAGTTCCCTCGCTCGGGTTCGTCGTTTAGTCTGAGTGGTTCGTTCACACCGCCTTACTCGGCCTTCCGTACTACTACGGAGTCCGTAAAGCCGGAAGAAAAGTATAAGCTGGTTGAGTACCACAAATGGATGTTCGACGCCAGCTGGTTCCAGACCATTTTCGGCAAACTGGTTTTGAGCACCCGTGCGCACATGGGCTTCCTGGGCAGCTACAACCGACGCACCGACATTGGTCCGTTTGAGCGGTTCGTGCTGGGAGGATCGGGTCTGGCCGGTCAGGGTCAATTTGCACTGGCCCAGGACATCATTGGTTTACGTGGCTATGATGACCGGAGCGTTTACACGGCCGATTATGACCGGGTGGCTACGAGCAATGCCCGCAGCCAGGGCGGAGTCGTTTACAACAAATTTGTAGCCGAACTGCGCTATCCGATATCGCTCAACCCGTCCGCAACGATCTTCGGGCTGGCCTTCCTCGAAGCCGGTAATAACTGGGGAAGCTATAAGCAGTACAACCCCTTTGATCTGAAACGGTCGATTGGTATCGGGGCCCGTATCTTCATGCCGGCTTTTGGTCTGATCGGTATTGACTATGGTTACGGTTTCGACAAAATTCCGGGGATAAAAGATAAAGCGTCGGGTCAGTTCCACTTCACAATCGGCCAGCAGTTCAGATAA
- a CDS encoding DUF4249 domain-containing protein: protein MRHLLTNCFPVLVLLSLPAWLAGCDSLRQEVDPSRLNREASRLVVTSFLSPQDTVLAVKISRSQPVLGEEASYGTSGNSVPDATVTLSDGTKVVALTYNARQAYYRADIGQLPIRAGRTYTLLVQTPDGERAESSCTIPGPVALMSIVYDSLTENRFGQQSRRYFARGLWVDPAGQANYYQVTGKYEFLVKGPNLLIPRQMGLLSFNDEGNSLKTDQSVDGKEMVSNRAFMRGVYYSNTGQVANSNNQFQITSITMNLLSTDQAYYRYQDAVSRQAEVSGNPFAEPVPVPSNIRGGLGCFAGYNRSTLILQLK, encoded by the coding sequence ATGCGACACCTTCTGACAAACTGTTTTCCTGTACTCGTGCTGCTCAGTCTGCCTGCCTGGCTAGCTGGCTGCGACAGTCTACGTCAGGAAGTCGACCCGAGCCGGCTGAATCGGGAAGCGTCCAGGCTGGTTGTAACAAGTTTTCTGTCTCCGCAGGATACGGTGCTGGCGGTGAAAATTAGCCGTTCACAGCCCGTTCTGGGCGAAGAAGCCAGTTATGGAACCAGCGGGAATAGTGTGCCCGATGCTACGGTAACCCTGTCGGATGGAACCAAGGTTGTAGCCCTGACCTATAACGCCAGGCAGGCGTATTATCGCGCTGATATAGGTCAGTTACCGATTCGGGCCGGGCGGACGTATACGCTCCTTGTTCAAACGCCCGATGGCGAACGTGCAGAGAGTAGCTGCACCATACCCGGCCCGGTGGCCCTGATGAGTATCGTCTATGATTCACTAACCGAGAATCGGTTTGGCCAGCAGTCCAGGCGGTACTTTGCCCGCGGCCTCTGGGTGGATCCGGCTGGTCAGGCTAATTATTATCAGGTAACGGGCAAGTATGAATTTCTGGTTAAAGGGCCCAATCTGCTAATTCCCCGACAGATGGGTTTGCTTTCGTTTAACGATGAAGGAAACAGCTTAAAAACTGATCAGTCTGTAGATGGAAAGGAGATGGTATCTAACCGGGCTTTCATGCGGGGCGTGTATTACAGCAATACCGGGCAGGTTGCGAATAGTAACAATCAGTTTCAGATTACGAGCATCACCATGAACCTGCTTAGCACGGACCAGGCTTATTACCGGTATCAGGATGCCGTTAGCCGACAGGCAGAAGTATCGGGCAATCCGTTTGCCGAACCAGTTCCTGTCCCTAGTAATATCCGGGGTGGGTTAGGCTGTTTTGCTGGCTATAACCGGTCTACGCTTATTCTACAGTTGAAGTAA
- a CDS encoding lipoprotein signal peptidase — MIRKNPIKFFLLALILIALDQGVKLAVHFYMAPGFAGQVKLIGDWLKLHYVLNPGMAFGMQLGYEYGKLLLSVFRLFAMVGIGYYLVHLAHRGAPNGLLWAMSMILAGAVGNVIDSTFYGVFLNNAPYGSPTPWFHGQVIDMIFVDVWEGFIPDWMPVWGGQYYSTPIFNIADSCIFIGVCLILLFQRQFFGGHTLEDGLLPISGPDATQAEVLPMSELVTNEQPRNQSNEPTDSLSADDEPQTNSESVITEEPKRSE; from the coding sequence ATGATTCGTAAAAACCCTATTAAGTTTTTTCTGCTGGCGCTAATCCTGATTGCGCTCGATCAGGGCGTAAAACTGGCTGTGCATTTCTACATGGCTCCTGGCTTTGCCGGGCAAGTCAAACTAATTGGCGACTGGCTGAAGCTGCATTACGTACTAAACCCTGGTATGGCCTTCGGAATGCAGCTGGGTTACGAATATGGGAAGCTGTTACTAAGTGTCTTCCGGCTGTTTGCTATGGTGGGCATTGGCTACTATCTGGTGCATTTAGCTCACCGTGGCGCTCCCAACGGATTGTTATGGGCCATGTCTATGATTCTGGCCGGAGCCGTGGGTAACGTAATTGACAGTACGTTTTATGGCGTCTTCCTGAATAATGCGCCTTACGGCTCGCCAACGCCCTGGTTTCATGGGCAGGTGATCGACATGATCTTTGTAGACGTCTGGGAAGGGTTCATTCCAGATTGGATGCCGGTCTGGGGCGGGCAGTATTATTCAACGCCAATCTTTAACATCGCCGATTCATGCATCTTCATTGGCGTTTGTTTGATTCTGTTATTTCAGCGCCAATTCTTTGGTGGACATACTCTAGAGGATGGTTTGTTGCCTATTTCGGGCCCTGATGCTACACAGGCTGAGGTATTACCGATGTCGGAACTGGTTACTAACGAACAGCCCCGAAATCAGTCCAATGAGCCGACGGATTCGCTTTCAGCCGATGATGAGCCACAAACTAACTCCGAATCGGTCATAACAGAGGAACCCAAACGTAGCGAATAA
- a CDS encoding isoprenyl transferase: protein MKEDIDPSNLPQHIAVIMDGNGRWAKRQGAARVFGHRNAIKAVREATEGCAELGVKYLTLYAFSTENWNRPKLEVDALMTLLVHTIRGEIKTLMDNNVRLTTIGHTESLPNDCQRELAEAMRETSGNTGLTLVLALSYSGRWEILEAVRQIATDVRDGRLTAGEVNETLFGQYLSTSGIPDPELMIRTSGEMRISNFMLWQLAYSELYMPDVLWPDFRKNHLYEAILSYQRRERRFGKTSEQLIK, encoded by the coding sequence ATGAAGGAAGACATTGACCCGAGCAATCTGCCGCAGCACATAGCCGTTATTATGGACGGAAACGGTCGTTGGGCCAAACGGCAGGGAGCCGCCCGGGTGTTTGGCCACCGCAATGCGATTAAGGCTGTGCGCGAAGCCACGGAAGGGTGCGCCGAACTGGGCGTCAAGTATCTGACGCTCTACGCGTTCTCGACCGAAAACTGGAACCGGCCAAAGCTGGAGGTAGATGCGTTGATGACGTTGCTGGTGCATACGATCCGGGGCGAAATCAAAACGCTGATGGACAATAACGTACGGCTGACGACCATCGGCCATACCGAAAGTCTTCCCAACGACTGCCAGCGTGAACTGGCCGAAGCCATGCGCGAAACCTCGGGAAATACGGGTCTGACGCTCGTTCTGGCCCTGAGTTATAGCGGACGATGGGAAATCCTGGAGGCTGTCCGACAGATTGCCACCGACGTGCGTGATGGCCGTTTAACAGCCGGCGAGGTAAACGAAACCCTCTTTGGTCAGTACCTGTCCACAAGTGGTATTCCCGATCCTGAATTAATGATCCGGACTAGTGGGGAGATGCGTATCAGCAATTTTATGCTCTGGCAGTTAGCCTATTCGGAACTGTACATGCCCGATGTGCTTTGGCCCGACTTCCGCAAAAATCATCTGTACGAAGCTATTTTAAGCTATCAGCGACGCGAACGCCGATTTGGTAAAACCAGCGAGCAGTTGATCAAATAA
- a CDS encoding proline dehydrogenase family protein, translating into MPETVERFDGSFQAGPRTANSKPVSFEDTSIAFSAQSDFKLRKTYWLFALMNRGWLVNLGTFFIKIALRLHLPIKFLIKNTIFEQFCGGESIRDSENTIQFLHNAHVGTILDYSVEGEENEKSFDETTLEILRTIERASESADIPFSVFKVTGLASTELLEAVQVGDSLNKEQKAQFDRVLKRVDTLCRRAHERNVRIFIDAEESWIQDTIDTLAYEMMDRYNHERPVVYNTYQMYRWESLDHLRRDVEEARAKGYYLGAKLVRGAYLEKERIRSHEEEYQDPIQATKEDTDRDFNAAIDYCLESRDIVSFCLGTHNEYSCQYCIQRMEQLGIDPGDPHIYFAQLLGMSDNISYNLANAGYNVAKYVPYGPVEAVMPYLFRRAEENKSIAGQSSREFNLISNELKRRKGCHK; encoded by the coding sequence ATGCCGGAGACCGTTGAACGGTTCGATGGCTCATTCCAGGCAGGACCGCGAACGGCCAATTCTAAGCCTGTCTCTTTCGAGGACACTTCGATTGCTTTTTCGGCCCAGTCGGATTTCAAACTCAGAAAAACTTACTGGTTGTTTGCGTTGATGAATCGGGGATGGCTGGTAAATTTAGGGACTTTTTTTATAAAGATTGCCCTACGCCTGCATCTTCCAATTAAATTCCTCATCAAAAACACGATTTTCGAGCAATTTTGCGGGGGCGAGAGCATCCGGGACTCCGAAAATACAATCCAGTTTCTGCATAACGCCCACGTCGGAACCATCCTTGATTATTCAGTTGAAGGCGAGGAGAACGAAAAAAGTTTCGATGAAACGACGCTTGAAATTCTTCGCACCATAGAGCGGGCCAGCGAATCAGCCGATATTCCTTTTTCTGTATTTAAAGTTACGGGTTTAGCTTCAACTGAACTGCTTGAAGCTGTGCAGGTTGGTGACTCGCTGAATAAAGAGCAGAAGGCGCAGTTTGACCGGGTGCTGAAGCGCGTTGATACGCTTTGTCGCCGGGCGCACGAACGGAATGTACGCATCTTTATTGATGCCGAAGAAAGCTGGATTCAGGATACAATCGATACACTGGCCTATGAAATGATGGACCGCTATAATCATGAACGGCCTGTCGTCTATAATACCTACCAGATGTATCGCTGGGAAAGTCTGGACCACCTCCGGCGCGACGTTGAGGAAGCGCGCGCAAAAGGCTATTATCTGGGTGCGAAGCTGGTGCGTGGGGCCTATCTGGAAAAAGAGCGCATCCGGTCGCATGAAGAAGAGTATCAGGACCCCATTCAGGCAACGAAAGAAGATACCGACCGCGATTTCAATGCGGCTATCGATTACTGTCTGGAGAGTCGGGACATTGTTTCGTTCTGTCTGGGCACTCACAACGAGTATAGCTGCCAGTACTGTATTCAGCGAATGGAACAGCTGGGAATTGACCCCGGCGATCCGCATATCTATTTTGCGCAATTGCTGGGTATGAGCGACAACATTTCGTATAACCTGGCTAATGCGGGTTATAATGTAGCTAAGTACGTGCCTTACGGCCCCGTTGAAGCGGTGATGCCGTATCTGTTCCGGCGGGCAGAAGAGAATAAGTCTATAGCCGGGCAGAGTAGCCGGGAGTTTAACCTGATTAGTAATGAGTTGAAACGCCGGAAAGGGTGTCACAAGTAA
- a CDS encoding fasciclin domain-containing protein, which produces MTNSFSLYMSRLALFVLVLTFSLSCQKNDDTIAEPKTITDLVLEDSRFSLLRAAVNHAGVGDVLKGANLTFFAPNDAAFQASGLTTMAAITALPKEQLKTALLYHILYSPVFSATIPSGLNSVETASKGVAFINKTSNDLVYINNARVTEADIQAANGVIHVINRVLTPSGGNLMMTIQNNPNLTFLAAAVKRISLANPAFLAALNNSASTNPLTFFAPTNDAFRAAGYSSVSAVEAAAPQTLIPLLSYHVVSGINLSYQLQNGSVNTLLNGNRMTVAVNNGVITVKGNRNSTPATVRTPDVITTNGVMHIIDQVLQP; this is translated from the coding sequence ATGACTAATTCTTTTTCGCTGTATATGAGCCGGCTGGCTTTGTTCGTGCTGGTGCTGACATTCTCGCTAAGCTGCCAGAAAAACGACGATACCATTGCTGAGCCAAAAACTATTACCGATCTGGTACTTGAAGACAGCCGGTTCAGTCTGCTGCGGGCGGCTGTTAACCATGCCGGCGTGGGCGACGTGCTGAAAGGGGCCAACCTGACGTTTTTTGCGCCGAACGATGCGGCATTCCAGGCATCGGGTCTGACAACCATGGCGGCCATCACCGCGTTGCCCAAAGAACAATTGAAAACGGCCTTACTATACCATATTCTTTACTCGCCTGTCTTTTCGGCTACTATTCCGTCGGGGTTGAACTCGGTCGAAACGGCCTCCAAAGGGGTCGCTTTTATCAATAAAACCAGTAATGACCTTGTCTACATCAACAATGCCCGCGTAACCGAAGCGGACATTCAGGCGGCCAATGGCGTTATTCACGTTATTAACCGGGTGCTGACGCCATCGGGCGGTAACCTGATGATGACGATTCAGAACAATCCGAACCTGACCTTTCTGGCGGCTGCGGTAAAGCGCATCAGTCTGGCTAACCCTGCCTTTCTGGCTGCGCTGAATAATTCAGCCTCAACCAACCCACTAACATTCTTTGCCCCGACCAACGACGCCTTCAGGGCGGCTGGATACAGTTCTGTATCGGCGGTTGAGGCAGCCGCTCCGCAAACGCTGATCCCGCTTTTGTCGTATCATGTTGTGTCGGGTATAAACCTGTCCTACCAGCTTCAGAATGGTTCGGTCAACACGCTGCTGAATGGAAATAGAATGACGGTAGCCGTCAATAACGGAGTCATCACTGTTAAAGGCAATCGAAATTCAACCCCCGCTACTGTACGAACACCGGACGTAATCACAACCAACGGCGTTATGCACATTATTGATCAGGTCCTGCAGCCGTAA